Below is a genomic region from Trichoderma asperellum chromosome 2, complete sequence.
AGCTTGCAAAGGGTCTGTAACTGGGTAATACGTACTGTAGCTATCGTGACGAAGAGAAAATGCCAAAAGATTTCCACTCATTCACTCCGTTACGCACCCATTCAGCCAGCTCAGAATAATTCCACACGCGGGCAATAACTTTTTTGcccttcctcttcccttTCCCACTCGGGAGCTCCGCTATTATCTAGCCGCCACCACGCCCACGCCTCTAAAAATGCCCGTATCGCTGTTAGGCCGCATCTGTGCTAGCAGGTATCAGTGACCAGAGCTCCCGGGAAGCTCCCCTTGTTTCGCACCCTTTGCCCCGCCTGTCGGTCAGCTGAAACCCTCGTCCCAGCACTGCAGAGTAGAGTAGAATAGAGTAGAGCAAAGTAGAGCAAAGCGCAGCTGCAGTTTCgttgcgatgcgatgcgcgAATAGGGCGCTCCGCCAAGGTCCCGAGTCATTGCTTGCCAGAGATGCATTGATTCATTGATCCACGGGTTTGCCACGAGGGCGTGTTGATGATGTTGTGCTTTTTCTCGTCCATGGCGCTTGTGGAAAGCGGCCGGCACCGAGACTTGGACGGAGCCGTCTGTACGGAGCAAAAGACGTGGAGACAGGTACAGagtacaagcagcagctcgagTACCTAGGTATCAATCAAGACAACTGAATGGGAACAGAGAGAAAGACGagaacgaagaagatggtcatagaaagagaaagacgataaaaataaactgcGTAATAGACTACCTATGATGGCAGGCAATGCTGCGTCTTGTAATATTGAGCAGCATCCATTGATCCATGCTCTCATGCACAGCAACAGCTCCTGCCAATGCCCTGCGAGCTCCCCCATTGGCCACCCACCCAGCACGCAGGGCATCACAAGGGACCTTCTGGCGCTGCCGCATGTGCATATGCCAGGGAGCTTTGGCACCTTAGTGCGCGAGTACCCCGTAGGATGCGCCAAGTACCCGCTACCTGCCGCTACATGCCCGCCTGGCCTTGTGCCTTGATTGATTCGAGCTCTGCTGTCCACACACATTCCTCCTCGCTTCACACGCCCTCTGGCTCTTGCAAAAAGCTgctcttcggcttcggctggGCGTCCCCAGTAAAAAACGGCAGCGCCCCCATCCAGTGCTCCAGTGACACGCTGCAGACCTGATCATTTCATCCGGCCGGATGGTACCTCGTCGGACTAGGCTGGGGAGGTGGTAAGCTAGGTACTACCTAGCAGGCAGGTAGCTCTCGACTAAGACGCCTACAGTGCACTGTACGTTCCAGTCCCCTCCCCAGGTCGCCAAACCTTGGCTGAGCTCGTAGCCTGTCTCATCttcccatctcttctctacTCATCTCATCCCACCTCCATCTCTGCTTCGCCACCGCTATCTAGAAGATCCTATACCGTGTAGTGCTCCCCCCGTGCCTCTCCCATCTACACCTGCAGTAGTATTTAAGCTGCATCGTTGcatctcctctctctctcatacaCCCTCTTCCGTGTCCAGTGCCGCGGCTACCTGCCGCTCACTCTTGTCGCTTTCGGAAAGCCCACTTTGGCCTGCATACCTACCGTATGGGTACATTGACGACGCCTTGCTTCGAGAAAAGCTTCAAGCTCTCGGCGTAACTTTGGCTGAGGCGCAATCAACTGCTTTCCAGGAACCGCCGGCGGATACCTTTCCTAGCTGCAAGAGCTCGAGCCGAGAGGACAAAGCAAGGCGcttttcccttccttttccctttgctCGCTTCGTCTCGCAGCTCTCacttcatcgtcgtcgtcctcttACGCTCTTGTCCTTTGCTCTAGTCTCGATAGACGAGGGCAGCCGACATAGGCGGCGAATCGAGCCTCAGGATATCTTGCTCGCAGTCGCCGCCGTCGAATGAGTCGACTCGACTAGCTGATCGCTCTCATCGACCCAATTGAGCAAGCTGCTAAGCTTCATACCAAAGCCAGGCACTTCGGCCGCTGCATCTGCCGAGGTCCAAAATGCCTCCGAGATCTACCTTGACATCGTCCTTCTCCATCACAGACTCTCAAAATGAGGTTGTCTGTCCGCTCCGAAACCAAGACGGCTCAAGCTGTCGCAAACGATGCATCGGCGTGAGTACTGCTTGATTGTCTTGCTCTGTGTTCCCCTCAGCCTGCGTTGCTTCAGCCCTCGTATTCCTCTCATGCCAAGCTTGCTTCAGCCACTGCCGGCCTCACCGACCCTCCTCAATGCTGCTATGAAATATAAAACATGCCTCTAATGCCGTGCTTCGCCTTGTAGGAAAAGAGATACCGCTCCATGCAGGAGCATATTCGCCGTGCGCATCCTGAGCACTACATCTCCAAGCTCCCCGCCACCGAGGAGAGCTTCCTGCTCATGATTAACACCCCGGCACAAGACCGCCGCCAGGATGGAACGCCAACAACAGCCGCCTCGAGTTGGTTCACTGCCCTTGTTTCTTGTCTATCAGTAGCTAACAACGCGCTCAAGGTTTCCATGACCGCCATTCATTCTATAGGGACGAATCGAGCAATCCCGGGACGCCGCGGCACGGAGACGACCAGCCACTGCCCGGTACCAGCTCCATTCTCGGAACTGCcagtgcagcagctgccCTGGCTGATTTGAAGAGGGAATCAGACATGGAGGTAAGTGGCCAATGTCGCAGATGCATGCATCACATGTGCCCCGCGGCCTGCATCTATCGATAGAAGGGTGTCTTATCGGATGTAACTATCGATAATGAGCTGCCCCACGATGTTTTTGAACGAGGGCCGCTAACATGGAGCTTCTCATTGGCGTCAGGGATATTATTCCGACCTGGACGCTCGGCGCAGGCCTAGAAAGTCTATTGAACTGCCGCCCATCAATTTCAACAACATAACGAGCGACCCGTTTTCCAACCGGCCTCGCGAAATTCTGCCTTCCCTTCTGAACGTGTCACCACCCGGGCGATCCTCTACTTTGCCTCCACTCCAACGCCCCTTGGGACCGAGCCGGCCTCGCAAGCAGTCTGTATCAAAGAAGAGTCGAGAATCCcaccacaagaagaagccctCACGTGGCTCGGCCGCAGATTGGCTACGGCGTATCCAGAACGAAGAGCGCATCGGGCCCGGCGGCCGCGATAGAAAAGCTCTGTCTGCCGAGCCTTCCGCTGACTATGGCAAACGCTGGGAGGATCTAATTGATGCGGCAGACCAGGCTGCGTCCGCCGCAGGCGACGTGAACGAAGACCGCACTCCGGTAAGCCGCGCTGGCGAGGAGAAAGTTGCTCATCCATATTCCACAGCAGTGTCTCTAACTCTATCAAAGATGCCTCAATCCCCAGTCTCCATCCACCGGTCATCACTGCCTCCCTTTAGCCACCCTCAATTCCACTCCGCCAGCAACAACTACCAAGCTTCTCCCTTGCAGCAAGCTCTGACGCCGCCCTCATACAACCAGGACGTGATTGAACCTTTCCCGTCCGTTGAGAGCGGCGAAAGCGGAGAGAACTTCCACATTGGGTCTCGTGGCCTGCCCGACTCCTCCCCGACCTACAACTCACAAAACATCCAAATCTACTGTGCTGCCTGCCATGGAATTTCCTTACTCAAGAATTCGTATGCGTGCACTGAATGCATCTGTGGACTGTGTTCGAGCTGCGTCGAGGTTCTCATGTCTGAACACGGAGCTCGGAGGAAGTGCCCTCGCTGTGCCACAATCGGTGGCCGGTATAAGCCCTTCCAGCTGGACATCAGATAAATGGTTTGTTGGCGATACACTGAAGCGCATCTTATCTTCTCTCCTATTACTTTGTCGAcgcgtgaaaaaaaaagtcccaTATTTCTGTATTTGTTATATATTCGGCGCCAATATAAACCAGCTGCTGGGAGGCGCACTGGGAAGCATGATACAGGTCTTTCTattctattcttctttcgACTGTGGAGCGAGCTCCCCTGTCGTACATTTTACCAATGTTCTTTGGAAGGTCAACAATCCCTATATCGGTCTTTTCCATTGGAGCTTCTTTGTCAACGGGtactttctttatctttaccttttttttctctctctctaacTTTTGGTTATGGGTATcattctttttgtttatgGGTTCATTTAGCTTTCTAAGTTATCTTGTCGGTGTTGATTGGGTTTGCTCcactttgttttttttttttgcagttGGAAATCAATGGGAGATGTTCTCTCGAGTAACTTGGCTGGGACAGTTGCACGTTATTGCTTTTATGAAATGCGATTACAAGAACTTTCACTTTTGGATGGGGGGCTCGGGCTATGATTTATATGATGGAATCGGTCATTTTGGATGAGAAATGGTTTTCTGGTTTTTAAAAGACAGTCAATAAATGATTATGCTTACATGATATTTGAGATTGGTTGcaattgtcttttttttttttttttttctttttctttttctttttccaaattatttatatacgctaaatttttttatttcgcCCAGTTTTATTCTTGTACTGTCGATATAATTCCCAATTGTCCGTCCTTATTAACTCGTAAGTGATCAATTATGCTCATTTGATTATTACCaccgttgctgctgcaacacAAAGAGCCACACGCTTCCAAGCTATTTgcccttcttgtccttctcctgCTGCAACAGTATGTTTCTGACAGCAGCTCTCTGGTTCCGGCTGCCACCAAGCTTGGGACCTTTGAGGACATCCGccgactgctgctgctgcttctgctgctgcgtcgCCGCGGGGCGCTTCCTCTTGCGGCGCAGGGCCATCTCGTCGTAGTATTGCTGCCGGAACTGTTC
It encodes:
- a CDS encoding uncharacterized protein (EggNog:ENOG41): MPPRSTLTSSFSITDSQNEVVCPLRNQDGSSCRKRCIGEKRYRSMQEHIRRAHPEHYISKLPATEESFLLMINTPAQDRRQDGTPTTAASSFHDRHSFYRDESSNPGTPRHGDDQPLPGTSSILGTASAAAALADLKRESDMEGYYSDLDARRRPRKSIELPPINFNNITSDPFSNRPREILPSLLNVSPPGRSSTLPPLQRPLGPSRPRKQSVSKKSRESHHKKKPSRGSAADWLRRIQNEERIGPGGRDRKALSAEPSADYGKRWEDLIDAADQAASAAGDVNEDRTPMPQSPVSIHRSSLPPFSHPQFHSASNNYQASPLQQALTPPSYNQDVIEPFPSVESGESGENFHIGSRGLPDSSPTYNSQNIQIYCAACHGISLLKNSYACTECICGLCSSCVEVLMSEHGARRKCPRCATIGGRYKPFQLDIR